A window of the Linepithema humile isolate Giens D197 chromosome 4, Lhum_UNIL_v1.0, whole genome shotgun sequence genome harbors these coding sequences:
- the LOC105671923 gene encoding hatching enzyme 1.2, with product MKIKLFLCIYLSCIATVIALPINKTAINTIRPIVPNIVKTSNQDLLRLYQSSQDPEVRPGLFEGDIAVTSEHFNYLRIGLRWDVFPDKLWENRTVPYVISPLYNVANYEKIYKAIIYMNYMTCIKFVPWDGIAKDFLLIWPIMYPKGCWSFVGKFGGAQILSLEPPDEKGPNCLENEGRAIHELMHALGIFHEHSRADRDMYINIHYENIIPEFRSNFNKQSPENATYSYEYGYDSIMHYGSYFFSIDPTKQTLTPKMSNITIGQRKAMSKTDCLKLNNLYGCLDKSEEAQIYYNICKTLGL from the exons ATGAAGATAAAGCTGTTTTTATGCATATACTTGAGTTGCATAGCGACTGTAATTGCATTaccaataaataaaactgccATCAACACAATACGTCCCATTGTGCCTAATATAG TTAAAACATCAAATCAAGATTTATTGCGTCTTTATCAGTCGTCGCAAGATCCAGAAGTCCGTCCCGGCTTGTTTGAAGGAGATATAGCTGTAACTAGTGAG cattttaattatttgcgcaTCGGTTTACGCTGGGACGTCTTTCCAGATAAGCTATGGGAGAACAGAACAGTTCCTTATGTGATAAGTCCTCTATACA ATGTTGCGAATtatgagaaaatatataaagccatcatttatatgaattatatgaCATGCATCAAGTTTGTTCCCTGGGATGGTATAGCTAAGGACTTCTTGCTCATTTGGCCGATAATGTATCCCAAAGG aTGCTGGTCATTTGTGGGCAAATTTGGTGGAGCTCAGATACTCTCCCTGGAACCGCCGGATGAAAAGGGACCGAATTGCTTGGAAAACGAAGGGAGGGCGATACATGAATTAATGCACGCCCTCGGTATTTTTCATGAACACAGTCGTGCTGATAGAGATATGTACATAAACATACATTATGAGAACATTATACCAG aatTTCGATCAAACTTCAACAAGCAATCTCCGGAGAATGCAACATACAGCTATGAATACGGATATGACAGCATAATGCATTACGGCAGCTACTTTTTTAGCATTGATCCTACGAAACAGACTTTGACACCGAAAATGTCCAACATCACGATTGGTCAACGAAAAGCGATGAGTAAAACCGATTGCCTGAAACTGAACAATCTTTATGGATGTTTGGACAAATCAGAGGAAGcacagatttattataatatttgcaaaacgtTAGGATTAtag
- the Ufl1 gene encoding E3 UFM1-protein ligase 1 homolog produces the protein MTSVDWEEVKRLAADFQKAQLTSTLQKLSERNCIEIITTLIENKLLDVIFTNDGKEYVTPEYLGKEIKDELYVHGGKVSLVDLAQILNVNLSHITKIVADIEKHDRGLKVVLGQLIDKSYINKIAEEINDKLVQHGSLNVAELTLTYDLPSDFLQSVIEKELGKIIHATQDSQDPKLFYTESFITRNKTKIRGALSAITKPTPLSAILGQCGVPERIFFSILDSLQEVKQVPGVVTGKQGGNSIYIPTIYSKSQNEWVENFYKQNGYLEYDALTRLGISDPSGFVKRHFPKENMIFLKSVAVGTVVMDQVDANIEEIIATGSFVDIYPLLPSVFSDEDAEILLKLATKKTKANVHIYAKTIAVSDAFLQDLTKSLETVAEQKAREMVASGKWIQSIAENRVKSKSADPVTESKGSSRKEERRKKAAIGKAGGGSQGRETKTKSTKKKYLQGKMQDNESDEDETRQTTVGKDEITLISVQDVRAEIIKDENISAIEEFVDELAHQLQQKLNKTALSLAEQLAQQDNRTTNLSEISERLNVLITNIRIFNKGIKHLNETDQGLLAKYLLKSLGIDFVTSVFKLAAQQNMLQVAENLTTETRQKLLLELPADVKEPLSAVHKTVMSHSVEDFLNTVDGAMAACSLVLKKYDKKKERPQVHAHTEALLEKLNATQDPALALHLATSVLFTGVTQNALYMSGKHVANVLAFLEKQLEPDTMTTLFRYYDLVVRLLGSRNTDNQEEVSNRLDQEEVSKRLEEGLMDIKSIANNFKQHMRTDKS, from the exons ATGACCAGCGTGGATTGGGAAGAAGTTAAGAGGCTTGCCGCCGATTTCCAGAAAGCACAGCTCACCTCAACTTTACAAAA ACTTTCTGAGCGAAACTGCATAGAGATTATAACAACTTTGATAGAAAACAAGCTTTTGGATGTTATATTTACCAATGATGGCAAAGAATATGTAACTCCTGAGTATCTTGGGAAGGAAATCAAAGATGAGCTGTATGTTCATGGCGGAAAAGTTAGTTTAGTCGACCTGGCGCAAATTCTTAATGTAAATTTGTCACACATAACTAAAATAGTAGCAGATATCGAAAAGCACGATAGAGGACTGAAAGTTGTATTGGGGCAACTCATTGATAagagttatataaataaaattgcagaagAAATAAACGACAAACTTGTACAGCATGGTTCTCTCAATGTAGCAGAGTTGACACTTACTTATGATTTACCATCAGATTTCTTGCAATCGGTTATTGAGAAAGAACTTGGAAAGATAATACATGCCACACAAGATTCTCAAGATCCTAAACTCTTTTATACTGAAAGCTTCATTActagaaataaaacaaagattAGAGGCGCCTTGTCTGCTATTACAAAACCTACGCCATTATCCGCAATATTAGGACAGTGTGGCGTCCCAGAAAGGATATTTTTCT CAATCCTGGATAGCTTGCAAGAAGTAAAACAAGTACCTGGTGTTGTAACTGGAAAACAGGGTGGAAATAGCATTTATATACCTACTATATATTCTAAAAGTCAGAACGAGTGGGTTGAAAACTTTTACAAGCAGAACGGATATTTAG aatatgaTGCGCTCACAAGACTCGGGATATCAGATCCATCAGGTTTCGTGAAACGTCATTTTCCAAAAGAGAACATGATCTTCCTAAAATCAGTTGCTGTGGGAACAGTGGTAATGGATCAGGTCGATGCCAACATCGAAGAGATCATCGCAACCGGTTCCTTCGTCGATATTTACCCTCTTTTACCATCTGTATTTAGCGACGAGGACGCGGAAATTCTCCTCAAGTTAGCTACAAAGAAAACGAAGGCTAATGTTCATATATACGCAAAGACAATTGCGGTATCTGATGCATTCTTACAAGACTTAACTAAGTCCTTGGAAACGGTAGCGGAACAAAAGGCTCGCGAAATGGTAGCTAGCGGAAAATGGATTCAATCTATTGCTGAAAATAGGGTAAAATCCAAGTCGGCGGATCCAGTGACAGAGAGTAAAGGGAGTAGTAGAAAAGAGGAACGACGGAAAAAGGCAGCTATTGGCAAAGCGGGTGGCGGTAGCCAAGGTAGGGAAACTAAGACGAAGTCGACGAAGAAGAAATATCTTCAAGGAAAAATGCAGGACAATGAATCTGATGAAGACGAGACGAGACAGACCACAGTCGGAAAAGATGAGATTACCCTAATATCCGTGCAGGATGTGAGAGCGGAAATTATAAAGGATGAGAACATATCCGCGATCGAAGAATTCGTAGACGAATTGGCGCATCAATTGCAACAGAAACTGAACAAGACTGCGTTATCATTAGCAGAGCAGTTGGCGCAACAAGACAACAGAACTACAAATCTGAGTGAAATCAGCGAGCGCCTGAATGTTCTGATAACGAATATTCGAATATTTAACAAAGGCATCAAGCATTTAAACGAGACGGATCAAGGTCTGCTAGCTAAATATCTGTTGAAGTCTCTAGGCATTGATTTTGTAACAAGTGTATTCAAATTAGCCGCTCAACAGAATATGCTGCAAGTAGCAGAAAATCTTACCACAGAGACGAggcaaaaattattgcttGAATTACCTGCAGATGTGAAGGAACCGCTAAGCGCTGTCCATAAAACGGTGATGTCGCATTCGGTGGAGGATTTTCTGAACACTGTCGACGGAGCGATGGCAGCTTGTTCTTTGGTTCTGAAGAAGTATGATAAGAAGAAGGAACGGCCGCAGGTGCACGCTCATACGGAAGCTTTGTTGGAGAAGTTGAACGCAACGCAAGATCCCGCGTTGGCATTGCATCTGGCCACAAGCGTGCTTTTCACTGGTGTCACGCAAAACGCCTTGTACATGTCCGGCAAACACGTAGCAAATGTTCTTGCCTTCCTAGAAAAGCAGTTAGAACCTGATACAATGACAACTCTTTTTAGATACTATG ATTTAGTAGTTCGTTTACTAGGATCTCGTAATACGGATAATCAAGAAGAGGTTTCCAACCGCTTGGATCAGGAAGAAGTTTCCAAGCGCTTGGAAGAAGGATTGATGGATATAAAAAGCATTGCCAATAATTTCAAGCAACACATGAGAACGGACAAGTCTTGA
- the LOC105671920 gene encoding glyoxylate reductase/hydroxypyruvate reductase isoform X2, protein MERPDKPKVLVTRPDIPDAGLNLLRERCQIILWDKHEPIPRSQLLSKIPGIDALYCVLTDKIDDEILDAAGPQLKIVASMSVGVDHLDLNALKRRGIRVGYTPDVLTEATAELIVGLLLATSRKLLQANKAIYKGEWKAWAPVWMCGTGLSGKTVGIVGLGRIGFRVAELLKGFNIAKILYTSRTIKPEASKFGGEKVEFNRLLKDSDFVIVAVALTSETKHIFNTEAFKQMKKTAIFVNGSRGDVVDQEALISALKNGTISAAGLDVMTPEPIPLDSELLKLDNCVVLPHIGSATTETREEMARITARNIIAVLEGTPENMPAQIDLT, encoded by the exons ATGGAAAGACCGGATAAACCTAAAGTCTTGGTTACACGGCCAGATATACCTGACGCAGGCTTAAATTTATTGCGTGAACG GTGTCAAATCATATTATGGGATAAACATGAACCAATACCACGGTCGCAGTTGTTATCCAAAATCCCTGGAATAGATGCCTTGTATTGTGTGCTAACAGACAAGATAGACGATGAGATTTTAGATGCTGCTGGtccacaattaaaaattgtggCATCTATGTCAGTAGGAGTAGATCATCTAGATTTAAATGCTTTAAAGAGAAGAGGCATTAGAGTTGGTTACACTCCAGATGTTCTGACTGAAGCTACTGCAGAATTGATAGTAGGTCTTTTATTAGCCACATCAAGGAAATTACTGCAAGCAAATAAGGCAATCTACAA AGGTGAATGGAAAGCCTGGGCACCTGTGTGGATGTGCGGTACAGGATTGTCAGGAAAAACTGTAGGAATCGTCGGTTTGGGGAGAATAGGCTTCCGAGTCGCAGAGCTACTCAAGGGTTTCAACATTGccaaaatattatacacaagTAGAACAATCAAACCTGAAGCATCTAAATTTGGCGGTGAAAAAGTTGAATTTAATAGACTGCTCAAGGACAGCGATTTCGTCATAGTGGCCGTAGCATTGACATCAGAAAcgaaacatatatttaatacggAAGCTTTTAAACAAATGAAGAAAACGGCCATATTCGTTAACGGCAGTCGTGGAGATGTCGTGGATCAAGAAGCGCTGATAAGCGCTTTGAAGAATGGCACAATCTCAGCAGCTGGTTTAGATGTTATGACACCAGAACCAATACCTTTAGACAGTGAACTTTTAAAACTAGATAATTGCG TGGTTCTACCTCACATAGGAAGTGCCACCACAGAAACCAGAGAAGAAATGGCCAGAATCACAGCAAGAAATATTATAGCTGTCCTGGAAGGAACTCCAGAAAATATGCCTGCACAAATTGATTTAACATAG
- the Tpc1 gene encoding mitochondrial thiamine pyrophosphate carrier, whose translation MGHSQKSESNIDHAIAGAASGFITRFLCQPLDVIKIRFQLQVEPISKCHGSKYKSLPQAFLLILREEGIFALWKGHVPAQLLSIVYGMAQFYSYNVFMKTIQDISKIEERNHFIYIHFIAGAGAGSVATIASFPFDTVRTRLVAQSNNHQVYKGVLHSCSSIIRHESPKVFFYGLLPNLLQIAPHTGLQFAFYEFFIDFYKKYTSNTDTSFYNSMFSGSIAGLLAKTIVYPFDLARKRLQIQGFQQGRKGFGKFFQCNGLLDCLKVTVKEEGVQGLFKGLVPSQVKAAITSALHFTAYEQVLLLLKLLR comes from the exons ATGGGACACTCCCAAAAAAGTGAGTCAAACATAGATCACGCAATTGCAGGAGCTGCTAGTGGGTTTATAACAAGATTTCTATGTCAACCTTTagatgttataaaaataagattccaA TTACAAGTCGAACCAATTTCAAAATGTCATGGTAGTAAATACAAATCTCTACCACAAGCTTTTTTGCTAATTTTGAGAGAAGAAGGAATTTTTGCTTTATGGAAAGGCCATGTACCTGCACAATTGCTCTCAATTGTTTATGGGATGGCTCAG ttttattcCTATAATGTATTCATGAAAACAATCCaagatatatcaaaaattgagGAACGGAatcactttatatatatacattttatcgcTGGTGCTGGTGCAGGAAGCGTGGCGACAATTGCCTCATTTCCTTTCGATACTGTAAGAACTAGATTAGTAGCCCAATCGAATAATCATCAAGTGTATAAAGGAGTGTTACATTCCTGTAG TTCGATTATTCGACATGAGTCACCAAAAGTCTTCTTTTATGGTCTACTaccaaatttattacaaattgctCCACATACTGGCCTGCAATTTGCAttctatgaattttttatagatttctataaaaaatacaccTCCAATACCGATACTAGTTTCTATAATTCTATGTTTTCTGGTAGTATTGCTGGACTCTTAGCGAAAACCATCGTGTATCCGTTTGATCTTGCTAGAAAGAGATTGCAGATACAGGGTTTTCAGCAAGGACGTAAAGGATTTGGTAAATTCTTTCAATGTAATGGATTATTAGATTGCTTGAAAGTAACTGTAAAAGAGGAGGGAGTGCAGGGCTTGTTCAAAGGTTTAGTGCCGAGTCAAGTAAAAGCTGCTATAACCTCGGCTCTGCATTTTACCGCGTATGaacaagttttattattattaaaattattgcggTAA
- the Nmdmc gene encoding bifunctional methylenetetrahydrofolate dehydrogenase/cyclohydrolase, mitochondrial, protein MFSWRNVVSVVSQKFARKLHLSKIRQEAVIIDGKRIAEEIQEELKIVVDTCTNAGKKRPKLVAILVGNHPSSKAYIGRKMKAAKLVGIESYTIHLGENITQADLMKEIDNLNKDPSVDGVLVQLPLPKSINEKEICQAIIPKKDVDGFHLANIGNLTLDNSSIVPATALAVKELVLRTKIETFGKNAVVVGRSKHVGLPIALLLHADGKAETGALDMTTTICHRHTPHTELEKFTKLADLIVVAAGVPGLITKEMIKPGACVIDVGITRVKTADGKYRLVGDVDYNSVKEVAGHITPVPGGVGPMTVAMLMKNTVTAAMRNQEDAKQSVDLENDKVLAY, encoded by the exons ATGTTCTCCTGGAGGAACGTCGTCTCCGTCGTCTCGCAAAAGTTTGCGAGGAAACTGCACCTGTCAAAAATCCG GCAAGAAGCAGTAATAATTGATGGGAAAAGAATAGCAGAAGAGATTCAAGAAGAACTAAAAATTGTTGTGGATACTTGTACAAATGCTGGGAAGAAGAGGCCAAAGCTGGTGGCAATATTAGTAGGGAATCATCCCTCTAGTAAAGCCTATATTGGTAGGAAAATGAAAGCAGCAAAATTAGtag gAATTGAGAGTTATACCATTCATCTGGGAGAAAACATAACACAAGCAGATCTTATGAAGGAAATTGATAATCTCAATAAAGATCCATCTGTTGATGGTGTTCTGGTACAATTACCACTGCCAAAAAGCATAAATGAGAAAGAAATATGTCAAGCAATAATTCCTAAAAAAGATGTAGATGGTTTTCACTTGGCAAACATCGGTAATCTGACACTGGACAACAGCAGCATTGTACCAGCCACTGCCTTAGCTGTCAAAGAATTAGTACTTAGGactaaaattgaaacttttgGAAAAAATGCTGTGGTTGTAGGTAGGTCAAAACATGTCGGACTGCCTATTGCACTGTTACTTCATGCGGATGGAAaag cTGAAACGGGTGCACTAGATATGACAACAACAATCTGCCATCGCCATACGCCTCACacagaattagaaaaattcaCAAAGCTGGCAGATCTGATTGTAGTAGCTGCCGGAGTTCCCGGGCTGATAACCAAAGAAATGATAAAGCCAGGCGCTTGCGTAATTGATGTGGGAATCACCAGGGTAAAGACAGCAGACGGCAAGTATCGCCTGGTGGGAGACGTGGATTACAATAGCGTGAAGGAAGTTGCTGGACATATCACACCAGTTCCTGGTGGTGTAGGACCTATGACAGTGGCAATGCTAATGAAGAACACAGTTACGGCTGCCATGAGAAACCAGGAAGATGCAAAGCAATCTGTTGATTTAGAAAATGACAAAGTACTTGCTTATTAA
- the LOC105671920 gene encoding glyoxylate reductase/hydroxypyruvate reductase isoform X1: MLFINAVRFFKQSDRFIFSNRISLTKVLISSSARMERPDKPKVLVTRPDIPDAGLNLLRERCQIILWDKHEPIPRSQLLSKIPGIDALYCVLTDKIDDEILDAAGPQLKIVASMSVGVDHLDLNALKRRGIRVGYTPDVLTEATAELIVGLLLATSRKLLQANKAIYKGEWKAWAPVWMCGTGLSGKTVGIVGLGRIGFRVAELLKGFNIAKILYTSRTIKPEASKFGGEKVEFNRLLKDSDFVIVAVALTSETKHIFNTEAFKQMKKTAIFVNGSRGDVVDQEALISALKNGTISAAGLDVMTPEPIPLDSELLKLDNCVVLPHIGSATTETREEMARITARNIIAVLEGTPENMPAQIDLT, from the exons ATGCTATTCATAAATGCTGTCCGTTTCTTTAAGCAAAGcgatagatttattttttcaaacagaATCAGCTTGACGAAAGTACTGATATCGAGTTCTGCCAGAATGGAAAGACCGGATAAACCTAAAGTCTTGGTTACACGGCCAGATATACCTGACGCAGGCTTAAATTTATTGCGTGAACG GTGTCAAATCATATTATGGGATAAACATGAACCAATACCACGGTCGCAGTTGTTATCCAAAATCCCTGGAATAGATGCCTTGTATTGTGTGCTAACAGACAAGATAGACGATGAGATTTTAGATGCTGCTGGtccacaattaaaaattgtggCATCTATGTCAGTAGGAGTAGATCATCTAGATTTAAATGCTTTAAAGAGAAGAGGCATTAGAGTTGGTTACACTCCAGATGTTCTGACTGAAGCTACTGCAGAATTGATAGTAGGTCTTTTATTAGCCACATCAAGGAAATTACTGCAAGCAAATAAGGCAATCTACAA AGGTGAATGGAAAGCCTGGGCACCTGTGTGGATGTGCGGTACAGGATTGTCAGGAAAAACTGTAGGAATCGTCGGTTTGGGGAGAATAGGCTTCCGAGTCGCAGAGCTACTCAAGGGTTTCAACATTGccaaaatattatacacaagTAGAACAATCAAACCTGAAGCATCTAAATTTGGCGGTGAAAAAGTTGAATTTAATAGACTGCTCAAGGACAGCGATTTCGTCATAGTGGCCGTAGCATTGACATCAGAAAcgaaacatatatttaatacggAAGCTTTTAAACAAATGAAGAAAACGGCCATATTCGTTAACGGCAGTCGTGGAGATGTCGTGGATCAAGAAGCGCTGATAAGCGCTTTGAAGAATGGCACAATCTCAGCAGCTGGTTTAGATGTTATGACACCAGAACCAATACCTTTAGACAGTGAACTTTTAAAACTAGATAATTGCG TGGTTCTACCTCACATAGGAAGTGCCACCACAGAAACCAGAGAAGAAATGGCCAGAATCACAGCAAGAAATATTATAGCTGTCCTGGAAGGAACTCCAGAAAATATGCCTGCACAAATTGATTTAACATAG
- the LOC105671924 gene encoding transmembrane protein 170B, with protein MDTQTDINLVRPQMALRNMNSGNIFYMPLTSFAEMWYQIFLWALFSSIFVHTIAGAICFATLRQHKYGKFFPLLIIIMGVLLPLTSGVVSSAAVAFVYRASGYQMPPLYAMFWGIGQTVLPVCVGFTRILATL; from the exons ATGGATACGCAAACGGATATCAATTTAGTGCGACCGCAAATGGCATTACGAAATATGAACTCtggcaatatattttatatgcctTTAACATCGTTCGCAG AAATGTggtatcaaatatttctatgGGCTCTATTCTCTTCAATATTTGTGCATACAATTGCTGGCGCTATTTGTTTCGCCACTTTGCGACAGCACAAATATGGCAA attttttccgctacttattataataatgggCGTATTGTTACCACTAACATCAGGTGTTGTTAGTTCAGCAGCAGTTGCCTTTGTGTATAGAGCATCCGGTTATCAAATGCCACCCTTGTATGCAATGTTTTGGGGCATTGGACAAACCGTGTTACCAGTTTGCGTCGGATTTACGCGAATCTTAGCAACTTTATAA